The genomic interval TAATGAACACTGACCTGTGAATCAACCTGTGAGTCTCGCAGGTCTGTGCTGACAGTTTGAGACGTGCAGACTTTTATACTCTCTAAACCCCCATAATACCCAGGATACACTTTCACTTTAATGGGTCATTGATCAGGTAAATCTGCTGACTAAAATGCTGAGTTCATCATATCATGCCCCACAGTATTATCACTGATTTCATTCACACAACCTGCTTGATTGTGACCATCATAAAAGTCTTTCTTAGACTTAAATTGGCACATATGTTCACAGTTTACTGAAAATGAGATGTTATCATTGATGAGAAGTAATAAAGATTTTCAGCTGTAAAACTGATGGTGTGAAAGTCTTTATCTATGTTTTTATTACTGAAGGACAAAAGGCTCATAAATCATAAGTAGAACACAACTGCAGAGTCTACACTGTATTTACAAACCATGTGTTAAAATAAGTGTAATCTTAAATAAGTGTTATAATAATCTATGTTTGGACCTGGCTTAACAAATCAGGAAAGTTAACCAGGTTATACATGTTACCTCTACAGTATGGTACGATGAACATTCAGTAGCAAAGCACCCAGGAAAGGCCTAAACATTTGTTTaagtacataaaaaaaaaatcaaggatTTTAGGTTCATCTGTAAAActgaaaagagaggaaagaaatcAGTTTCTCCTGGATCAGATGGGTGTCCTTAGTGCCCAAATGTTTATTcattgttgttaaaaggaaaggtgatgcaaTACAGCAGTAAACATGCTTCTGTCCCAGgtattttggaacatgttgcaggcatcatattGAATTTAGTATATATGTACAGCCCTGTGATGGCAGTACCCAGGTAATCCAGGAGGATAATTGgcttagattgtgtgtgtgtgtgtgtgtgtgtgtgtgtgtgtgtgtgtgtgtgtgtgtgtgtgtgtgtgtgtgtgtgtgtttgtgtgtgtttgtgtgtgtatatttcatcAAGAAAACATTAactattgtgtttttgtaatattttaatttaacacAGCTTAAAGAGGGTGCACTAGCATTGCTTTCTCTTTTAATAGACATTTCACATATTCTCCCATCTTCTTTGGAACTGTTTTATTATACAGTGCACATGGATTTAGATAGTAAGTGCATTCATCAAATCTCTCTACACATGAAAACTTTAAATGTTGTAAAACCTTAAGTAAAAATCATTAATATCTTATGATCATAaaatcattaattattaatatcatTAACTACAGAATCTTCACACTATCATCTAactgtttaaatacatttaaaggaTTATCACCACTGACAGAGGTTTTTTCACCTACAGTTACTGGAATGCACATAAATGTTGGCTGGTATTTATCAGATACCATTTGACCTGTTTTACAAACcattaaacactgttaaaagttATACCCCTATTAGCAAATAATATaccataaaacatgttttatggcTTTCTGTGTTATCTACAAAGTCTGTTTGTAATTGTTACATAATCACAAtcagtgctttttttaaaaataaaaaatttgaaTGTCTGGGAACTTTTGTTGTTTGTGAGCAAATAGTTTGTAAATGCATAAGCACCATGTTGATAATCAATATACAGTGGAAagcaaacatttgcatgctcCTTTGCCACTGTGTATTGTTAAGTGAGTAGaagattaacttttttttttgaacatttttttcaacattttaagcaAGGTTagtgtattattttcattttgtaccATTGtagaataaaaaagagcaccatgcaaacattactgtttttaagcaagattactttttaatttccatccatccattgtctaaaccacttatccttctctGTTATGGAGGGTGATGGAGCCTATTCCAGTGTTcgttgggcagaaggcaggaaacaccctggacaggctgtcagtccatcgcagggcagacatatacattcacacacacattcatatctaaggccaatttagcatctccaattggtCTGACTGTCTTTTGCCTGTTGGAGgaaacccaaacaaacacagggagaacacagggagaaaactccacacagaaagggccTTGGTTGCATGGGTTGTGTATCGAACCCAGGgtcttcttgctgtgaggcataACTTTAAATGTGTcctaaagtctgaaaatcagaatGTGTAACCTTAAGAATAGTGACTACCAAAACACTTATTCTGCAATTCAATGaacctttttatgttttaataaaaatattatgatttttttgtacagctgtttaaagctgtgtttgctagtcattcTAGTTAGTGACAAAACAGTATGTTCAATTAtttgtttgaataaaataaacagtgtttttaactCTGACTCTGAACCAAACCAGAATGATCCTTATACAAACTAAATTGAAAACTTTATTGCAactaatgtatttaaatgaggTGAAGAATATTAATTCtaaaaagaataataaccatTGAACCACGTGAAATTTGTTAAACCATGTGATGATTTTGCATATTGCTTAATTTTGCCAAGTCACtgacaaaacacatttaaaataaacaactgTTGGAGCactatcaacagtgactttggAGCTCagttaaaatgagaaaaattaCTGTTTTCTACATCATATGAagtttatcaaatcaaatttatcaTCTTTTTTGACATGGTATCATGGCATGGAAGTTTGGTGAATCTTGTTGCTGCACAGGTAAAAattagtgtatttttatttagataatttttgagttttttacCAACATACACAAACCTGTGGCCCACATCTGGCACAGCTATATCCTCTCTGCAGGGTAATTCATAAAGATTTATGTGATTTCCAAgtaccatatttttaaaaatgtgaggCACCTAGGAACCACACACCAGTTGAAAGAGAGCGTCATGGAGTTTCTGACTATCACCagaagatggctcccttcaaTAAGCGAGGAAatggagacccctgagcagaaaacGTTTTGCGTTtttcacttcaataagagtgaattcaTCATAACCGTGCAAcatgattttcatcagcagtgaagttCCAACAGCTTAGAGTATTCGtcattggttccacaacactggatgatctctgaaattgcactgaaagagctgtgagtacagtgacacccaacatgctcaatcgagtatgggatgaatttgactacgttgatattgtaaaacaataaaattacataataaattgTATACTCAATTAAACCagtacagtttactgcattgttctgtaatgatttaataaataattttgaaatcagatgaatcttttagaatcaccctgtattactATTCTATCATAATTTTGGTTTTTTTATTATCTATTATCTATTATCTTTTATTATCttttcattatcattatttaatttattttttattatcataatgtgtttttcatatttgtttttaaatgcagaagataggaaaaaagaaaaatccttCGTTAGGTGTTCTCATTTGTTCTAAATAAGCCTCTAATCAGAATCTTCTGATTTTATAAAATGAGCATGTCACTAAATAACCCTGTTTTTATCTCAACAGTTTTGATTTTAGTGGTTGTGTGTACAAGCTTTTTGCTTACTGGCAATTAAAGTTGCCAGATATTCAAATCCAATTTTATAAAAAGTCACAGGAAACAATTAGGGTCCAATAACTTCAGTTAGAATAAACTAATTTCAGTCTCAGTGAGAAAAATACCTATTGCTAGATGTCAGGTCAAAGAGTAATGTGATGAGTGAGGTTCACATTATTCTCTATATATTACAATATCCTGTCAGTTGCACTCTTTAAACTAGGAAACAGCCTGTTATTGATTAGGCAGAAATTACATCTAGGTTCTGCAGATAACACAAGatataaaactgttttattgttatattaCAAGAAGCTGTTATGttaagtgtttattgaggtatcATTCTTAACAGTGGTCAACAGTTAATTAAACAGGTCAAGTTCTGCAGTTTAACTATCAGCCAAATGTATGTGGATTCCAGTAAGATATATAATGAACAGTTTAGTGCTTAATTCACACATTCattcaaatatataaatgacAGAAAGCAcagttatttttataatattaaaattctcagtatgcagagaaatatGCCTGTGTCTCCCTGCACTTTTTATGTTgcattatttaatcattttaaatgatgatgAACAGAATATAATGATGACTTTATATGTGCTATGAGAAACTTGTCTATACTTGAGTGAAACCAAAAAAAGATAATACATATTGCCTTTTACTATTTAATGAGAGCAATAAAAGGTAATGTTTCAATATAAAAGCACTAAAGCAACTGTTCATTTCCCCTGTACACACTAAAGGTAGTAGAGGTAACACATATAGCCTGCTTGGTTTTCCAGGTCCAAACACAGTATTTGTGCTCTTATGTGGTTTTTGAATACAGACAGAAATACAGCTTTAACTCCATTTACTTTGCTATTGTGTTCTACTTATGACTTCTGTGCCTCTTTTCTCTGTAGTTCATTCCAGTAATGAGAACATGGATGAATTCTTTCCCAACATCAGTTTCACAGGTGAAAATCTTTATTATGTCTCATAATCAATTATGTCAGGTTTTACATAATCACATTTTCAGTAAACTATGAACATACGTGCCAATTGTGTCTAAAGAAGACTTTTATGGTGGTCACAATCTAGCAAGTTGTGTGAATGAAGTCATGATATGATAAACTCTGCCAGCAGAGTCAGCAGATTTACCTGATCAATGACCCATTAAAGTGAAAGTGTATCCTGGGTGTTAAAGGGGGTTTAGAGAGTATAAAACTCTGCACCTCTCAAACTGTCAGCAAAGACCTGCAAGACTCACAGGTTGATTCACAGGTCTGCGTTCATTGTTTCTGTTCTCTTCAGGtatctgcttttagttttttccaACTATATAATGTGAGGTCATCTTTTGTGACACTTTTGTgtctttaacatttaaaatatcagtATCATATATTAAGGTTTAATATTTCACAACACCAAGGAGTTCAATGCAAACTGTCTGATGTATTATTAGGttattaggttatagaagtgtgtaatgagaCTTCAAGGCCATCAGCAAGCCCTGACAATTTAAGGGGTTGAAGTCTTTAACCTGATTTACTCCAGCTCTTTTTTCAGTTCTCTTTCTGATACTAGGTTGCAGAGTCATACAATATAACCTGTTTGACATCATTTTCACTGACAAATTCAGTGCAAATAAAAAGAATCTGGAGTCTCTGTAGCAGATTTATGAAAGGTTTTAGTCACTGTTGCTGTTTATGTTGTAAATTATGTATGACTGAGATAACTAAATGTGCAATAAGCTCAACTTacctttatctttctttcttttctttctcagaCAAGACtgacttcatcatcatcatcatcatcatcatcatcatcatcatcatcatcatcatcgccaTCACCATGAACACTTTGGTTCTGCTGTGTCTTTTTTGTATCAGCTTTAGTCACGGAGCTCTGGCTGATGAGCACCACTGCACATTTATACCAACTCATaggatgtttttaaaatgtaacaacATGTCCCTCAAAGCCAAGCACAGAGAGTCACTGATCTAAAACACCTGATTCAAAGCACCAGTtagtgatcacacacacacacacattttctaagccgcttctccctcagggtcgcggggggctgcttaagcctatcccagcggtcattgggcagaataCACCCCAGACAGGTTGCTGGTCCACCGCAGGGTGGTTAGTGATCAGCTGCAAGAAATTACAACATATATTGTTGTGGTCTCATACTCATTCATAATATTGTGACCCCAGTCGTCTGTAGCTAAGGACGAGTgctataaatgaataaacttatAGCAGTGTTGTTTATTCACTGATTTACTCTCTCCTTCGATGTAGATGAAGCTGTTAAGCCTGTTAATGACCAGCATCTGGACCCTGCTCCAGGTTTGTTTCTGTACTTCACTTGTTGGTGTGTCAAGCAACGATGACACAAGCTTTTAATTCTAAAATATAAAagagtgttatacagtgttcaTTTCACTTAATAcatcatgtaaaataaaatattcaattaTAAAGTGAATGTTTAAATACTATTTTCAATTTAGCATGTAtcaaatatttgtgtttaattaaGGAATTACATGCAATGTATTTGGCCTGTAAATGTGCAGCAGAAACAAAAAGTAGATCTATGTGCTATGTGCATAGTAAGTAGAATAATAGATAAATAGTAATGTAATGCAaatattattgaaatatttGACTCTGAGTTGTAAACATTGCTTTGTTTTTAAGTGAACAACACATGCTTATAACTGTACTTTTCTCTTAGCTGAATTTGAGCCTGTAGTTGGAGACGCAGCTGAAGTTGCAGATATAGGTAATGAAAAATGACTCTGTCCTTCAAAGTTCTCTGATAACCTGCGGTTTCCTAACAATGAGTGATGCTCAACAATGATTATACTGTCTTTCACAGCTACTTTTTTCCAGTGTCCTACTGGTTGGTTCAAGCACGGCTCCCGCTGTTTTCTGCTGGTCAAGTCTCGGATGTCCTGGCTCAACGCAGAGGTAATATGTGTTGTAGTCTCAGTTCCAGCCTTCATGAGTGCAATGGTAGATCTGCATCTGAGTCAGTTTCACCACACAGTTGACTggagggaaaaataaaagttcaaatATCTATTAATTTAGTTTAGctgagttctctctctctctctctctctctctctctctctctctagaacCACTGTGTCAGTCAGCAGGGCAGTCTAGCGTCTGTCCAGAGTCCAGCTGAGTATCAATTCCTGCAGAATCTGGCTGACCTCGGAGGTCAGACATCTGCTTGGATTGGTGCATTCAACTTCCAGGTGATGATTTATGAAGTTAATGTTAAACTGCACATACAGCTGTAATACTGGCTTTAGTGTAACACAGTCTTTTCTCTCCAGAACACATGGATGTGGAATGACAGAGCAGGATTCTACTACAGTAACTGGCAGTCACTGAGCAGCGTGTCCAGCAACCCCTGCGCTTACCTGCAGACACAAGGTAACAACCTTCACTATATCAACTGTAAAAGCAGCACTTTGATTTACTAGCTTGAGATGCATTATTGAAACGTGAAGTTTTATGCCGGTAATAATGgtgttaaaatacatttttatgacttcataataaagttttttttctttatcataTATTTGTGTTCTAGACTTTTTTGTCTGTTAATTCATATTCATCAAATTGATCTCTTGATCATATTCGTATCTGTTATATTTAATAACTGCTGTAGACTTTTAATgcaaatctttttttctctttttatagcTGGATGGGCAAACACAAAGTGTACAACCACAATGGCATTTTTCTGTGTCAGGATCACACAGTGCTAAACAACTATCACTAATAATCAAACtcttaaattattttttgtaattacTTAAAATCAAGAATGATTGCTTCCCATATGTTACTTTCACAGAAGacttaaatgctgtttttagatGTACAACAACTGATGTATTTTCTCCTCAGATAACACAGAACAGTGTTATACAATTATGAACTGCATTGATAATTATGGTTGTTATATGTTTTACTGTCAATATTTGGTACATTGTACTTTGatagtattttgtttttaatacatttcttCAGTATACACTGGAAAACCAAAAGCATTCATGTGTTTTGCCTTTCAGTAATGCTAGATAAGAAAAAAGTTGATGTATAGTTCAGGCTCCATTCACCTTTTAGCTTAACGCTTCATTAAGCAGACATTTATTCTGTGTTAACATATTTAAGGCAGTAAATATTAATGCATACAAAAATGCAATCAATAAgagaataaagataaaaaagcacaaaaagcagcacatgaaaAATGAAGGTACCTTTTATTGCGTACATTTGAGGACATTAGTACCTGCAAGGCACGCACCAGACTTCATTACGGGAACATAAGCATTGATCAAAAGggtttacaaaacaaaaaacagaaaaaaatattaatttgctttcttttttacatGGGCATTTCCTTTCACAGAAAGGACTATAACTAACTGCCGACAAATGAAAAAGGGACAAGAACAGACGTGGGTGTTATCTGTAGGCAGAACCCCATTTCAGTCCATTTATACTTATATCACAAGCAAAAGTGATTTAAATCTCTGTGAgtgcagaatgtttttttttatcccagCAGAAGAGAATGTCACAAATCTGAATACAATGTTAGGTATTTGATTTATCTGTCTTATTTATGAACTGAAGTTTTAATAACTgattaaaatgtagaaaacatacattactgAAATGTTTACAATATTGATTGCTGTGTTAAGTTTTGTgtcaaagagagaaagagcgacaAATGTTCTATCACCCTGTGGTAATATAAAGCATGAACATGGGAAATAACTACACTAAGTTTGGTTGTACTGTTATTCAAAAGAATGTACAAGGACCTGAAATGGATACCCACATGCATGAGGGCATTTAAAAGTGCTGCTGAAGAccccccaaaaaagaaaacataacatAAAGGACACTTTTAAACGGGTCTTTGCTCTTTTTTACACGTGAAGAAgggagcatgtgtgtgtatgtaaaaatCAACATACTCCAGCTTCACTCTGACATTATTAGTGAGAGGATGATGTATTGCTCACAGGTTCAGCTGGAAAGTCTTCATTAGTTATTGATAGATTATTGAGAGGTTATTAGCTAATTTCATAGCGAGAATAAGCATatgcacacatactcacactcacacacacagaagggAGAAATGGTTTCTAATACTGACTTCCATTCAGGAATAATACTGACATATGGCAGATCTAACAAAAATACATGGCTCTTACTCTTACAGCAACAATGCATGCATTATATCAGTTAAAATtctcaataaaacatttttaagttaCAAGTTCCagtttgtaaaataaagaaatgtgaTCAACAATTAGCAAAATGACAATGTAAAAGCTTATGGTCTTAATGATGAAAACACAGGAAAGGTTTGGTTTAGAGGCTTCTGAATGGGGGCTGCAATGTCTTGAAGAACCCCAGCTTCTCTTTTAATTCATGATCAAACAATTCCTCCCCAATGTGTAATACGTGCCTACTCAGACTTTTACACTCCAAGTCCACTTTGTCCCATTCACTGAGAGTTAGTCAAGTGCACTTTGAGTGCAAAAGTACGATAATAAAAAACTGCCTCTGTGCATGCATTTCATACAGCCAGTCCATCATTCTACCTGTAAAGACATCCACATCTGGCTCTCTCATTAGttgtttgcatatatatatatatatatatatatatatatatatatatatatatatatatatatatacacacacacacac from Pygocentrus nattereri isolate fPygNat1 chromosome 5, fPygNat1.pri, whole genome shotgun sequence carries:
- the LOC119263500 gene encoding ladderlectin-like, which codes for MAWKFGESCCCTVHSSNENMDEFFPNISFTDEAVKPVNDQHLDPAPAEFEPVVGDAAEVADIATFFQCPTGWFKHGSRCFLLVKSRMSWLNAENHCVSQQGSLASVQSPAEYQFLQNLADLGGQTSAWIGAFNFQNTWMWNDRAGFYYSNWQSLSSVSSNPCAYLQTQAGWANTKCTTTMAFFCVRITQC